The Amycolatopsis methanolica 239 nucleotide sequence GCTCGTCCCGGACACCCCCTAGAGTGGGTGGCATGCGGCTCTCCATCGTCGACTCGTTCACCGGCGCCCCGTTCGCGGGCAACCCGGCCGGGGTGGTGCTGCTCGACGAGCCGGCCGACCCCGCGTGGATGCAGTCGGTGGCGGCGGAGCTACGGCACTCCGAGACGGCGTTCGTCGAGGTCACCGCCGATGGCCCCAAGCCGCTGCGCTGGTTCACGCCGACGGTCGAGGTGGACCTGTGCGGGCACGCCACCCTCGCCGCCGGACACGTCCTCGGCGGCGAGCAGGTGTTCACCACCCGCAGCGGCGAACTGCGCACCCGGGCCGCCGATGGGTGGGTCAGCATGGACTTCCCGAACGACCCGCCGCGCGCCGCGGACGAGGACGTCCTCGACGCCCTACCGGGCGTGACGATCGCGGGCGTCGCCCGCGGCAAGTGGGACATCCTGGTCGAGGCCACCGACGCCACCCAGGTCCGCGAGCTGAAGCCGGACCTCGACGTCATCGCCGGGCGGGACGCGCGCTGCGTGATCGTCACCGCGCCCGGCGACCGGGACGACGTGGACTTCGTCAGCCGCGTCTTCGGGCCCGCCGTCGGCGTGCCGGAGGACCCGGTGACCGGTTCGGCGCACTGCCTGCTGGCGCCGTACTGGGCGGAGAAACTGGGGCGGGTCAAACTCGTCGGCGAGCAGGCGTCGGAACGTGGCGGGATCGTCCGGGTCCTGGTGAACGGTGATCGGGTGACGCTGTCCGGACAGGCCGTCACCGTAGTCAGTGGGGAGCTGCACGCCTGATGCGCATCATCCTGAACCTGATCTGGCTGGTGTTGGCCGGCTTCTGGATGGCTCTCGCGTACGTGGTGGCGGGGATCATCTGCTGCATCCTGATCATCACGATCCCGTTCGGCATCGCGTCGTTCCGCATCGCGAACTACGCGCTGTGGCCGTTCGGCCGCACGATCGTCGACCGCCGCGACGCCGGCGTCGGGTCGCTGATCGGCAACGTCATCTGGATCATCTTCGCGGGCATCTGGCTCGCGATCGGTCACGTCCTCACCGGGATCGCCCTGTGCGTCACGATCATCGGAATCCCGCTCGGGCTGGCGAACTTCAAGCTGATCCCGGTTTCGCTGATGCCGCTTGGCAAGGCGATCGTGCCGGTCGACCGCGGCACCGAGGCGTACTACCGCCCCTGAGGCCCGACCGGGGCCGGCACCTCAGGGTTGGGGCTCAGGTGATGATCCCGAGCTGCTGAAGGTGGGTCACGTCGTCGCGCACGCCCCGGTGTTCGGTGACACGTCCGTCCGATCCGAAACGCATCAAGTGCATCTGCCGGAAACGGAACGGCCGGCCGTTCCGTTTCCGCCTCGTGCCCCAGGAACGGACCGAGATGGGTTCCCTCGAACCAGTTGCGCATGACGACCACGTCGCCGTCTGCCACCATGTCCTCGATCACCGTGCGGCAGTCCGGGAACGCGGCGCGCAGCATGGCCACCAGGCCACGCACCGGCTCGATCCCGTGCCGGTGCGGCTCCGGCGCGGTGTGATTGACGAGATCGGGTGCGAAGAGTTCCTCCAGCACCTCCACCCGGCCCTGGTCGAACACCTCCTCGTAGATCCTGCGCATGGTCGCGGTGTTGCGCTCGGCACGGGTCTGCGGCGCGATGGCCGGCTTCGCTGCGTGCGTCATGGGACCAGCTTCGGGCCGGTCAGCGGCCAGGCCCATCCCAGTTCGCTGGGATATCGCCGCGGCGACGGCGGTGCCTACCCTGAGCACCATGACCACGGCCGACCGGCTCACGCGGCACGTCCTGCGGCTGCCCCATCGCGAGCTCGACCTGGACCAGCTGCGTGCCGAGCTCGACGCAGTGCTGCGCGCGGAGATCGGATGGGATTTCGCGGCGTCGTCCACCGATCCGGCGACCCTGCTGTTCACCAGCTGCGTCCTGCTGGGCCCTGAGGGGGACCACGCTCGCGAGCGCGACCTGTTCGAGGCGGAGTTCGGCGGTCCGGACGTCAACCGGTTCACCGACCTGGTGCGACGTCCGCAACCGGTCGCGTCGCTACATGCCGCCACCGGCGGCGACCTGGATCGCTCACCGCGCTGGCGCGAGGTCCTGGCCCCCATCGGCGTGACGGACGAGCTCCGCGCGGCGTTCAGCGACAGCGCCGGGTGCTGGGGCACGCTGATCGCCTACCGGACCGGTGCCACCCCGTTCGGCGACGGCGACGTCGGTGCCGTCGCCGCGGTGGCACCGCTGATCGGTGACGGGCTGCGTCGCGCGATGCTGCGGACCGCGGCGACGGCTCTGCCCGCACCTGCCGAGGCGCCGGGCATCCTCGTCCTGGACGGGGACGGCGCGGTCGCGACTGCACCGATCCATCGACCGCGAACAATTCCCGCTCACCGCGAGCATGGTCGGCCACATCTTCGCCCCGGACACCGACGCCGCCTTCGAAGCCGGACAGCGCCTCATCCTGAGCGGCCTGCGCACCACGTACCTGCGGTAGCGCTCAGTCCTCCGGCTTCCACGGCAGCGGCACCACCAGGCAGGGCCCGCCGACGAACAGCCCGCCGTCGATGCCCAGCACCTTGCCACCGGCGTACAGGTAGGGCGCCTCGATCTGGCTGGGGTGGATGCCGAGCTGGTCGGCGATCACGCTGTGCCCGTGCACGATCCGCTCGCCGCCGAGCTGCTCCAGCAGGTAGTCGGCGATGTCCGGGCCGTGCGGGCCGCGGAAGGCGTAGCGCGTCGTCATGCGGCGCCACACGTCCCACCACTCCACGAGGTCGTCGCCGACCAGGATCTCGCGCACGGTGGTGTTGATGTCCTCCGCGTCGTCGCCCCAGTCGAGGTACTCCACGGTGTCCGAGTGCATCAGCAGGTGGCCTGCGGCGTGCGCGATCAGCGGACGGCTGGTCAGCCACTCGACGTGCCCGTCGGTCAGCGCGTCCTGATCGGACAGCTGCCCACCGTTGATCTCCCAGCTGCGGGCGAAGCTGCGCGGCCCGAAGTCCGACGGCACCTCGGTGTCGCCGAAGCGGTGCATGCCCAGCAGCAGGATCTCGTGGTTGCCCAGCAACGTCCGCGTCGACCCGCCGACCTCGGCGGCCTGCCGGTGCAGCCGCATCACCAGGTCGATCACGCCGATCCCGTCCGGGCCCCGGTCCACGAAGTCGCCGAGGAACCACAGGTGCGCGTCCCCGCCGGACCAGTCGCCGGACTCGTCGACCAGCCCGGCCCGCCGCAGCGCCGCCACCAGCGGTTCCCGGTGCCCATGCACGTCGCCGACGACGTAGGTGCGGGCATCGGGCTGCTGATGGTCACTCATCCTTCGACGATAGGCGGTTGCCGCAGGTCAGGTGAGCACCGCCCCGTCCCCGAACGGGTCCTGCGTGCGGCCGACCAGGTCCGCGATCGAGTCGAGCACCAGCGTCGGCCGGTACGGGTACCGCTCGGCCGACTCCTTGGTGGAGATGCCGGTGAGCACCAGGATCGTCTGCAACCCGGCCTCGATGCCCGAGTGCACGTCGGTGTCCATCCGGTCGCCGATCATGATCGTGCCCTCGGAGTGCGCGCCGAGGCTGCGCAACGCCGACCGCATCATCAGCGGGTTCGGCTTGCCCACGAAGTACGGCTGCCGCCCGGTGGCCCGCTCGATGAGGGCCGCTATCGAACCGGTGGCGGGCAGGCTGCCCTCCAGGCTCGGCCCGGTCGCGTCCGGGTTGGTGGCGATGAACTTCGCGCCGGCCTCGATGAGCCGGATGGCGCGGGTGATCGCGGTGAAGCTGTACGTGCGGGTCTCGCCCAGCACCACGTAGTCCGGGTCGCGGTCGGTGAGCACGTACCCGGCCTCGTGCAGCGCCGTGGTCAGCCCGGCCTCGCCGATGACGAACGCCGACCCGCCCGGCCGCTGGCTGTGCAGGAACTTCGCGGTCGCCAGCGCGGAGGTCCAGATGCGTTCCTCTGGCACGTCCAGCCCGGTGCGCAGCAGCCGGGCCCGCAGGTCACGCGGGGTGTAGATGGAGTTGTTGGTCAGCACCAGGAACGGGGTGTCGTTGGCCCGCAGTTCGGCGAGGAACTCGTCGGCGCCGGGCACCAGGTGCTCCTCGTGCACCAGCACGCCGTCCATGTCGGTCAGATACGTCCAACGGCTCATGCCTGAAGACTAGCCGGGTGAACCGTGACCGCGGTGGCCTTGATCGCGAGCCGCACCGGCGCACCCGGCTCCAGGCGCAGGTCGGCGACCGCGGCCGGGGTGAGGTCGGCGGACAGGCCGGCCGCCCAGCCCTCACCGGCGGCCCGGACCCGGATCACCGGTCCGTGTGGTTCGAGCGCGCCGACGACGGCCCCGATCGTGTTGCGCGGGCTGCCCGGATGCCCGTCCTCCGCCGGGTACACCGACACCGCGCTCGGCTCGAACACCGCCACGGCCGGTTCGCCGGTGACCGCGTCCGGCGACAGGATCCCGGCGACCAGGCCGCCGTCCGCGGTCCGCAGTCCGTCGGCGACCGCGGTGCCGGACACCAGGTTGAGCCCGGCGATCCGCGCGGTGAACGCCGTTCTGGGCGCGGCCAGCACTTCCCGGGTGGGGCCGCGTTCGACGACCCGGCCCGCGGCCAGCACCACGACGTGGTCGGCCAGCGCCAGCGCGTCCAGCGGATCGTGGGTGACCAGCACCGTCGCGCGGTGCGGGTCGGCGGCCAGCACCCGCCGCAGCAGGCCGCGGATGGCCGGGGCGGCGTCCACGTCGAGCGCCGCGAGCGGCTCGTCGAGCAGCAACAGGTCCGGGTTCCCGGCCAGCGCCCTGGCGACCGCGACCCGCTGCGCCTGACCACCGGAGAGCTGTGCGGGCTTGCGCTCGGCGAACTCGGCGGCGTCCACCTCGGCCAGCCAGCGCCGGGCGATCTCCCGCGACTCCGCGCGCCCCGCCCCCTTGGACCGCGGCGAGAACGCCACGTTGTCCACAACGGACAGGTGCGGGAAGAGCAGCGCGTCCTGCGACAGCAGGCCGACGGCCCGGTCGTGCGCGGGCAGGTCGTGCAACTCCCGCCCGCCGAGGGTGATCACCGCCCGGTCCGGCCGGAACAGCCCGGCGAGGCACCCCAGGATGCTCGACTTGCCGGAGCCG carries:
- a CDS encoding sulfate/molybdate ABC transporter ATP-binding protein → MSLHAEIELTRGTFALSAAFDVPAGSVLAILGPNGSGKSSILGCLAGLFRPDRAVITLGGRELHDLPAHDRAVGLLSQDALLFPHLSVVDNVAFSPRSKGAGRAESREIARRWLAEVDAAEFAERKPAQLSGGQAQRVAVARALAGNPDLLLLDEPLAALDVDAAPAIRGLLRRVLAADPHRATVLVTHDPLDALALADHVVVLAAGRVVERGPTREVLAAPRTAFTARIAGLNLVSGTAVADGLRTADGGLVAGILSPDAVTGEPAVAVFEPSAVSVYPAEDGHPGSPRNTIGAVVGALEPHGPVIRVRAAGEGWAAGLSADLTPAAVADLRLEPGAPVRLAIKATAVTVHPASLQA
- a CDS encoding ester cyclase, with the protein product MTHAAKPAIAPQTRAERNTATMRRIYEEVFDQGRVEVLEELFAPDLVNHTAPEPHRHGIEPVRGLVAMLRAAFPDCRTVIEDMVADGDVVVMRNWFEGTHLGPFLGHEAETERPAVPFPADALDAFRIGRTCHRTPGRARRRDPPSAARDHHLSPNPEVPAPVGPQGR
- a CDS encoding metallophosphoesterase family protein, whose product is MSDHQQPDARTYVVGDVHGHREPLVAALRRAGLVDESGDWSGGDAHLWFLGDFVDRGPDGIGVIDLVMRLHRQAAEVGGSTRTLLGNHEILLLGMHRFGDTEVPSDFGPRSFARSWEINGGQLSDQDALTDGHVEWLTSRPLIAHAAGHLLMHSDTVEYLDWGDDAEDINTTVREILVGDDLVEWWDVWRRMTTRYAFRGPHGPDIADYLLEQLGGERIVHGHSVIADQLGIHPSQIEAPYLYAGGKVLGIDGGLFVGGPCLVVPLPWKPED
- a CDS encoding YccF domain-containing protein; this translates as MRIILNLIWLVLAGFWMALAYVVAGIICCILIITIPFGIASFRIANYALWPFGRTIVDRRDAGVGSLIGNVIWIIFAGIWLAIGHVLTGIALCVTIIGIPLGLANFKLIPVSLMPLGKAIVPVDRGTEAYYRP
- a CDS encoding TetR/AcrR family transcriptional regulator C-terminal domain-containing protein, which gives rise to MTGCVARCCGPRRRLCPHLPRRRASSSWTGTARSRLHRSIDREQFPLTASMVGHIFAPDTDAAFEAGQRLILSGLRTTYLR
- a CDS encoding HAD-IIA family hydrolase: MSRWTYLTDMDGVLVHEEHLVPGADEFLAELRANDTPFLVLTNNSIYTPRDLRARLLRTGLDVPEERIWTSALATAKFLHSQRPGGSAFVIGEAGLTTALHEAGYVLTDRDPDYVVLGETRTYSFTAITRAIRLIEAGAKFIATNPDATGPSLEGSLPATGSIAALIERATGRQPYFVGKPNPLMMRSALRSLGAHSEGTIMIGDRMDTDVHSGIEAGLQTILVLTGISTKESAERYPYRPTLVLDSIADLVGRTQDPFGDGAVLT
- a CDS encoding PhzF family phenazine biosynthesis protein, with amino-acid sequence MRLSIVDSFTGAPFAGNPAGVVLLDEPADPAWMQSVAAELRHSETAFVEVTADGPKPLRWFTPTVEVDLCGHATLAAGHVLGGEQVFTTRSGELRTRAADGWVSMDFPNDPPRAADEDVLDALPGVTIAGVARGKWDILVEATDATQVRELKPDLDVIAGRDARCVIVTAPGDRDDVDFVSRVFGPAVGVPEDPVTGSAHCLLAPYWAEKLGRVKLVGEQASERGGIVRVLVNGDRVTLSGQAVTVVSGELHA